One genomic window of Indioceanicola profundi includes the following:
- a CDS encoding hybrid sensor histidine kinase/response regulator, whose product MRTRPAGDAGSPDFLMGGGEMGARMRAHDWTTSPLGPPEGWPPALRTVVGLMLSSQFPMFVAWGAELAFLYNDGYRPIFGAKHPMALGRPFAEVWSDIWHDIRPLVDRALAGQASFHENLPLVMVRHGYPEETYFTFSYSPLRDETGQVMGMFCACTETTEKVLAERRLRSTEAELREANARLAAEGKHLRELFRQAPGFMAVLHGPDHVFELANAAYHQLVGRRDLVGESVREALPEVAGQGFFELLDRVYRSGESFVGQGEPITIRRTPGGPLEERFVTFVYQPIKGADGRVSGIFVEGSDVTEAKRAEEALRASEERLRVAQEAGGVGTFELRSDGTMEVSEEFCRLWGIEPRPTVALEKLAEIVHPDDRSKLTTLRAGPPAADGLRYVEYRIVRPDTGEERWMARRAEMVASTAEEGPRVVGVCYDTTERNRAEEALRELNATLERRVEERTADRDRMWRLSTDIMLVTRFDATITALNPAWTALLGWNEDELLGSSFLDLVHPDDLDATRAEAGRLAQGHTTLRFENRYRHKDGSYRWISWIAVPDESLIHAVGRDVTAERERETALRQAEEHLRQAQKLEAVGQLTGGVAHDFNNLLQALGGCLTMIGRRTEEPRVKPLLNAGQQAVQRGAKLVQQLMAFARRESLRPEPIDVRDRVLGMSGLLERALRADIGVSTTFGPDLWPVEVDPTQFELALINLAVNARDAMPTGGQLTIEAANVVLPPGNPIGLAGEFVRLSVADTGEGMPAEVLAKAFDPFFTTKELGKGSGLGLAQVYGMARQTGGTARIESKVGRGTTVILWMRRSGTPARTAAAVSGSAAPIGRGSGRVLLVEDDPVVASTIAAALEDVGYEVAHVATADEALPLLAGRARVDVLFSDVVMPGRLSGVDLAHEAQRLRPGLPVVLTTGYSEDVARAGGVQVLSKPYQVEDLLRALASALAAAREGGRQEKDQGGPGDR is encoded by the coding sequence ATGAGAACCCGTCCAGCCGGGGATGCCGGCAGTCCCGATTTTCTGATGGGCGGCGGTGAGATGGGCGCGCGCATGCGCGCCCATGACTGGACGACTTCTCCGCTCGGCCCGCCGGAAGGCTGGCCCCCGGCGTTGCGCACGGTGGTCGGCCTGATGCTCAGCTCCCAGTTCCCGATGTTCGTGGCCTGGGGGGCGGAGCTGGCCTTCCTCTACAATGACGGCTACCGCCCGATCTTCGGGGCCAAGCACCCGATGGCGCTGGGCCGCCCCTTCGCGGAAGTCTGGTCGGATATCTGGCACGACATCAGGCCGCTGGTGGACCGCGCGCTGGCCGGCCAAGCCTCTTTCCATGAAAATCTGCCGCTGGTGATGGTGCGCCACGGCTATCCGGAGGAAACTTACTTCACCTTCTCCTACAGCCCGCTCCGCGACGAGACCGGGCAGGTGATGGGCATGTTCTGCGCCTGTACGGAAACGACGGAGAAGGTGCTGGCGGAGCGCCGGCTGCGCTCCACAGAGGCGGAGCTGCGGGAGGCGAATGCCCGGCTCGCCGCCGAGGGGAAGCATCTCCGCGAACTTTTCCGGCAGGCGCCCGGCTTCATGGCCGTTCTGCACGGCCCGGACCATGTGTTCGAACTGGCCAATGCCGCCTATCACCAGCTTGTCGGCCGGCGCGACCTGGTCGGCGAATCGGTGCGCGAGGCGCTGCCCGAAGTGGCGGGGCAGGGCTTCTTCGAGCTGTTGGACCGCGTCTACCGGTCCGGCGAGTCCTTCGTCGGCCAGGGGGAGCCGATCACCATCCGGCGCACCCCCGGCGGCCCGCTGGAGGAGCGGTTCGTCACCTTCGTCTACCAGCCGATCAAAGGCGCGGACGGCCGGGTGTCCGGCATCTTCGTCGAAGGCAGCGACGTGACGGAGGCCAAGCGCGCTGAAGAGGCGTTGCGCGCCAGCGAGGAACGGCTGCGGGTGGCGCAGGAGGCCGGCGGCGTCGGCACGTTCGAGCTGCGGAGCGACGGCACCATGGAGGTGTCGGAAGAGTTCTGCCGCCTCTGGGGCATCGAACCGCGGCCGACGGTGGCTCTCGAAAAGCTGGCGGAAATCGTCCATCCCGACGACCGTTCCAAGCTCACCACCCTGCGGGCCGGTCCACCTGCGGCGGACGGGCTGCGCTATGTCGAATACCGTATCGTCCGCCCGGATACGGGCGAGGAGCGCTGGATGGCGCGGCGGGCGGAAATGGTCGCGAGCACAGCGGAGGAGGGACCGCGCGTGGTGGGCGTCTGCTACGACACCACGGAGCGCAACCGCGCCGAGGAGGCGTTGCGGGAGCTGAACGCCACGCTGGAACGCCGGGTGGAGGAGCGCACGGCCGACCGCGACCGCATGTGGCGGCTATCCACCGACATCATGCTGGTGACCCGGTTCGATGCAACCATCACCGCCCTGAACCCGGCCTGGACCGCGCTCCTCGGCTGGAATGAGGACGAGCTTCTCGGCTCCAGCTTCCTCGATCTGGTGCATCCCGACGATCTGGACGCCACGAGGGCGGAGGCGGGAAGGCTGGCTCAGGGCCATACCACGCTGCGGTTCGAGAACCGCTACAGGCACAAAGACGGGTCCTATCGCTGGATTTCCTGGATCGCGGTGCCCGATGAAAGCCTGATCCATGCCGTGGGGCGCGACGTCACTGCCGAGCGGGAGCGTGAAACAGCCCTGCGCCAAGCGGAGGAGCATCTGCGTCAGGCGCAGAAGCTGGAAGCGGTGGGCCAGCTCACCGGCGGGGTGGCGCACGACTTCAACAACCTGCTCCAGGCGCTGGGCGGCTGCCTGACCATGATCGGCCGGCGTACGGAGGAGCCGAGGGTCAAGCCGCTGCTGAACGCCGGGCAGCAGGCGGTTCAGCGGGGCGCCAAGCTGGTGCAGCAATTGATGGCCTTCGCCCGGCGCGAAAGCCTACGGCCGGAGCCCATCGACGTGCGCGACCGGGTGCTGGGCATGTCCGGGTTGCTGGAGCGGGCGCTCAGGGCCGATATCGGCGTCAGCACGACCTTCGGCCCCGACCTCTGGCCCGTGGAGGTGGACCCCACCCAGTTCGAGCTGGCGCTGATCAATCTGGCCGTCAATGCCCGCGACGCCATGCCGACCGGCGGCCAGTTGACGATCGAGGCGGCGAATGTGGTGCTGCCGCCCGGCAACCCCATCGGGCTTGCGGGGGAGTTCGTCCGTCTGTCGGTGGCGGATACCGGCGAGGGCATGCCGGCAGAGGTTCTGGCCAAGGCGTTCGACCCATTCTTCACCACCAAGGAGCTGGGGAAAGGCTCCGGCCTCGGGTTGGCGCAGGTCTATGGCATGGCGCGCCAGACCGGCGGCACCGCCCGGATCGAGAGCAAGGTGGGCAGGGGCACCACGGTCATCCTGTGGATGCGACGCTCCGGAACGCCGGCGCGGACGGCGGCGGCGGTATCCGGCAGCGCTGCGCCCATCGGGCGCGGCAGCGGGCGCGTGCTGCTGGTGGAGGACGATCCGGTCGTAGCCTCGACAATCGCGGCGGCGTTGGAGGATGTGGGGTACGAGGTCGCCCACGTCGCCACGGCGGACGAGGCGCTGCCGCTGCTGGCGGGCCGGGCGCGCGTGGACGTGCTCTTCTCCGACGTGGTGATGCCGGGCCGGCTCAGCGGCGTCGATCTCGCCCACGAGGCGCAACGGCTGCGTCCGGGGCTTCCGGTCGTTCTCACCACCGGCTACAGCGAGGATGTGGCGCGCGCCGGCGGCGTGCAGGTGCTCTCCAAGCCTTATCAGGTCGAGGATCTGCTCCGCGCCCTGGCCTCCGCTTTGGCGGCGGCGCGGGAGGGTGGACGGCAGGAGAAGGATCAAGGCGGTCCGGGGGACAGGTGA
- a CDS encoding aldo/keto reductase: MHMVSANGAQIPAIGYGTFRVGGEDVLRMVPHVLSLGYRHIDTAQIYGNEAQVGEGIQASGVKRGDIFLTTKVWVDKYRHDDFLASVDESLRKLRTDYVDLLLLHWPNEAVPLAEQISALNAVKAAGKVRHIGVSNFNTALMAEAVRLSDAPIVTNQIEYHPYLDQTRVLEAARKAGMSVTAYYAMADGKILADPVLKEIAARHGKSVARLVLRWVVQQDGLIVLSKTVGEARAAENFAIFDFELSAEEMAAIHGLARPDGRIVSPAGLAPAWDR, translated from the coding sequence ATGCATATGGTATCCGCCAACGGCGCGCAGATCCCGGCCATCGGCTACGGCACCTTCCGCGTCGGCGGGGAGGATGTGCTGCGGATGGTGCCGCATGTCCTGTCCCTCGGCTACCGCCACATCGACACCGCCCAGATCTACGGCAACGAGGCCCAGGTCGGGGAGGGCATCCAGGCCAGCGGGGTCAAGCGCGGCGACATCTTCCTGACCACCAAGGTATGGGTGGACAAGTACCGCCATGACGACTTCCTGGCGTCGGTGGATGAGAGCCTGCGCAAGCTCCGCACCGACTATGTGGATCTGCTGCTGCTGCACTGGCCGAACGAGGCCGTGCCGCTGGCCGAGCAGATTTCGGCGCTGAACGCGGTCAAGGCGGCGGGCAAGGTGCGCCATATCGGCGTCAGCAACTTCAACACCGCCCTGATGGCGGAGGCGGTGCGCCTCAGCGACGCGCCCATCGTCACCAACCAGATCGAGTACCATCCCTATCTGGACCAGACCAGGGTGCTGGAAGCGGCGCGGAAGGCCGGCATGTCCGTCACCGCCTACTACGCCATGGCCGACGGCAAGATCCTGGCCGACCCGGTCCTGAAGGAGATCGCCGCCCGCCACGGCAAGAGCGTCGCCCGGCTCGTGCTGCGCTGGGTGGTGCAGCAGGACGGCCTGATCGTCCTGTCCAAGACGGTGGGGGAGGCCCGCGCGGCCGAGAACTTCGCCATCTTCGACTTCGAGCTGTCAGCGGAGGAGATGGCGGCCATCCACGGGCTTGCCCGGCCGGACGGCCGCATCGTCAGCCCGGCGGGGCTGGCCCCGGCCTGGGACAGGTGA
- a CDS encoding MFS transporter, whose amino-acid sequence MPLALLALAISAYAIGTTEFVIVGLLPTVAQDLNITLPLAGLIVSIYALGVTFGAPVLTALTGRFRRKPLLLGLMGLFVAGNLLAGFAPNYEILLVARVLSAFAHGVFFSVGATIAADLVPEDRRASAIAMMFSGLTIAIVTGVPLGTWIGQNFGWRATFLAVSALGVIGGIGVAALVPGKLSQPAPASLGNQVRVLDQPRLLLAFAITALGYGGTFVAFTYLAPILETITGFSNSTVSLVLVLYGAAIAVGNMVGGKLANRNPVRALVWLFALQALVLFVFTFTASAKIPALITLAFMGALAFANVPGLQLYVVQLAQRHSPGAVDVASALNIAAFNLGIAAGAFFGGQVVASPLGMAATPWVGGLFVLGGLVLTLWSGALDRRPALQAA is encoded by the coding sequence ATGCCTCTCGCCTTATTGGCCCTGGCCATCAGCGCCTATGCGATCGGAACCACGGAGTTCGTGATCGTCGGCCTGCTGCCCACCGTGGCCCAAGATTTGAACATCACCCTGCCGCTTGCCGGCCTGATCGTCAGCATCTACGCGCTTGGCGTCACCTTCGGCGCCCCGGTGCTGACGGCGCTCACCGGCCGGTTCCGGCGCAAGCCGCTGCTGCTCGGCCTCATGGGGCTGTTCGTGGCCGGCAACCTGCTGGCCGGCTTCGCCCCGAACTATGAAATCCTGCTGGTCGCACGGGTGCTCAGCGCCTTCGCGCACGGCGTCTTCTTCTCCGTCGGCGCCACCATCGCCGCCGATCTGGTGCCGGAGGACCGGCGCGCTTCCGCCATCGCCATGATGTTCTCCGGCCTGACCATCGCCATCGTCACCGGCGTGCCGCTGGGCACCTGGATCGGGCAGAATTTCGGCTGGCGCGCCACCTTCCTGGCCGTCTCCGCGCTGGGCGTGATCGGCGGGATCGGCGTCGCCGCCCTGGTGCCGGGCAAGCTCAGCCAGCCGGCCCCGGCCAGCCTGGGCAACCAGGTCCGGGTACTGGACCAGCCGCGCCTGCTGCTGGCCTTCGCCATCACGGCGCTGGGCTATGGCGGCACCTTCGTCGCCTTCACCTATCTGGCCCCGATCCTGGAAACCATCACCGGCTTCTCCAACAGCACGGTCAGCCTGGTCCTGGTGCTCTACGGCGCAGCCATCGCGGTGGGCAACATGGTGGGGGGCAAGCTCGCCAACCGGAATCCCGTCCGCGCCCTGGTCTGGCTGTTCGCGCTGCAGGCGCTGGTGCTGTTCGTCTTCACCTTCACGGCATCGGCCAAGATCCCGGCCCTGATCACGCTGGCCTTCATGGGGGCCCTGGCCTTCGCCAACGTGCCCGGCCTCCAGCTCTATGTTGTGCAGTTGGCCCAGCGCCATTCGCCGGGCGCGGTGGATGTCGCCTCCGCCCTGAACATTGCGGCCTTCAACCTCGGCATCGCCGCCGGCGCCTTCTTCGGCGGTCAGGTGGTGGCCTCTCCGCTCGGCATGGCGGCAACGCCCTGGGTGGGTGGGCTGTTCGTCCTGGGCGGGCTGGTCCTGACGCTGTGGAGCGGCGCGCTGGACCGGCGGCCGGCCCTTCAGGCGGCCTGA